One genomic segment of Pseudomonadota bacterium includes these proteins:
- a CDS encoding LytTR family transcriptional regulator: MRDEDRWHRVVTTAVREALGAQPPPVLDRIALRDVDNDAREVVAVTDIDWFRAQDDKTFAHLRGREWQVAMNLARLEVSLPADFFRCHRAYIVNVARIARVTPWFNGAFTLILNDRHEVPLSRGQAAAFREKVAWL; the protein is encoded by the coding sequence ATGCGCGATGAGGATCGGTGGCACCGCGTCGTCACCACTGCCGTGCGTGAGGCTCTGGGCGCCCAGCCGCCGCCCGTGCTCGACCGGATCGCACTTCGCGATGTCGACAACGATGCTCGAGAGGTGGTGGCGGTCACCGACATCGACTGGTTCCGGGCCCAGGACGACAAGACGTTCGCCCATCTGCGGGGTCGCGAATGGCAGGTCGCCATGAACCTCGCTCGGCTCGAGGTCTCTCTGCCCGCCGACTTCTTTCGATGCCATCGCGCGTACATCGTCAACGTGGCCCGCATCGCGCGGGTGACGCCTTGGTTCAACGGTGCGTTCACCCTCATCCTCAACGATCGGCACGAGGTGCCGCTGAGCCGCGGACAGGCAGCGGCATTCCGGGAGAAGGTCGCCTGGCTGTGA